One window of the Dongia rigui genome contains the following:
- a CDS encoding shikimate dehydrogenase family protein, giving the protein MIYQPATQPTLYFIGVTTAKSSIMPVFPKWAAHLGLERAVIKGMDFPVHADPVSYREAVAFIKRDPLSLGALVTTHKIDLYAAAKDLFDDIDSYAGLMHETSCLSKQDGKLVCHAKDPISAGLTLDNFLPQDHFAKTGAEMFSIGAGGSTIAHTWHLAQKSRGANRPSRIVVADRDQGRLDEIQAIHKTFALDVPVDYVKVADAHGNDAILAKLKPRALVINATGLGKDAPGSPLTDAARFPERAIVWELNYRGDLVFLDQAKRQQAERHLNIENGWTYFIHGWTQVIAEVFHIDIPTRGPGFDALSRIAADAAKA; this is encoded by the coding sequence ATGATCTATCAGCCGGCAACGCAGCCGACGCTCTATTTTATCGGCGTCACCACAGCCAAAAGCTCCATCATGCCGGTCTTCCCGAAATGGGCGGCGCATCTGGGGCTCGAACGCGCCGTCATCAAGGGTATGGACTTCCCGGTCCATGCCGACCCTGTCTCTTATCGGGAAGCCGTCGCCTTCATCAAACGCGATCCGCTGTCGCTGGGCGCCCTGGTCACCACGCATAAGATCGATCTATACGCCGCCGCCAAGGACCTCTTCGACGACATCGACAGCTATGCCGGCTTGATGCACGAAACCTCCTGCCTCTCGAAGCAGGACGGCAAGCTCGTCTGCCATGCCAAGGACCCGATCTCGGCCGGCCTCACCCTCGACAACTTCCTGCCGCAGGATCACTTCGCCAAGACCGGTGCCGAGATGTTCTCGATCGGCGCCGGCGGCTCCACCATCGCCCATACCTGGCATCTGGCGCAGAAATCGCGCGGTGCCAATCGGCCGAGCCGCATTGTCGTGGCCGACCGCGACCAGGGCCGCCTTGATGAGATCCAGGCGATTCACAAGACCTTCGCGCTCGATGTGCCGGTCGACTATGTGAAGGTCGCCGACGCCCACGGCAACGATGCGATTCTCGCAAAGCTGAAGCCTCGCGCGCTCGTCATTAACGCGACCGGCCTCGGCAAGGATGCGCCGGGCTCGCCGCTCACCGATGCCGCGCGCTTCCCCGAACGCGCCATCGTATGGGAACTCAACTATCGCGGCGACCTGGTCTTCCTCGATCAAGCCAAGCGTCAGCAGGCGGAAAGGCATCTCAATATCGAGAACGGGTGGACCTATTTCATCCATGGCTGGACCCAGGTCATTGCCGAAGTCTTCCACATCGACATTCCCACGCGCGGTCCCGGCTTCGATGCCCTCTCCCGCATCGCCGCCGACGCTGCAAAGGCCTGA
- a CDS encoding LysR family transcriptional regulator, giving the protein MIPFTFRQVDYFVAIAEHGNVSAAARARHVAQPAMSMAIAQLEGLLGEKLFHRRAGHGLTLTPAGRQFLDQARGLLALAGQMAHAATHPAGPIKGRLAIACFKDLAPYTLPRLLAGFRQAHPEAVVDLYEGDFTGVREALLSGRSELALTYELGIDADIRRQVLLELPPYALLPAGHVLAKKRQVSLKALAKEPLILEDMAQSREYFMSLFWAHGLHPTVSQYTQTFEMQRGLVAHGAGIALSCTRPWGDRSYDGVPIACRPITEKLAPQRVVIADLGQGRQSPLAAAFLTFARPK; this is encoded by the coding sequence ATGATACCATTCACTTTCCGCCAGGTGGATTACTTCGTCGCCATCGCCGAACACGGCAATGTCAGTGCCGCGGCGCGGGCACGCCATGTGGCGCAGCCGGCGATGTCGATGGCCATCGCGCAGCTGGAAGGGCTGCTGGGTGAAAAGCTGTTCCATCGCCGCGCCGGGCACGGCTTGACGCTCACCCCGGCCGGCCGCCAGTTCCTCGATCAGGCGCGGGGTCTCCTGGCGCTGGCGGGCCAGATGGCCCATGCCGCGACCCATCCCGCCGGGCCGATCAAGGGGCGCCTTGCCATCGCCTGCTTCAAGGACCTTGCCCCCTATACATTGCCGCGGTTGCTCGCCGGTTTTCGCCAGGCGCATCCCGAGGCGGTGGTCGACCTCTATGAGGGCGATTTTACCGGCGTGCGCGAAGCGCTGCTCTCCGGCCGCAGCGAATTGGCCCTCACTTACGAACTGGGCATCGATGCCGATATCCGCCGTCAGGTGCTCCTCGAACTGCCGCCTTACGCTCTGCTACCTGCAGGCCATGTGCTGGCCAAGAAGCGCCAGGTGTCACTGAAGGCGCTGGCCAAGGAGCCGCTGATCCTCGAGGACATGGCGCAGTCGCGCGAGTATTTCATGTCGCTGTTCTGGGCCCATGGCCTGCACCCCACGGTCAGCCAATACACCCAGACCTTCGAGATGCAGCGTGGGCTGGTGGCGCATGGGGCGGGCATCGCCCTCTCCTGTACCCGGCCCTGGGGCGACCGCTCCTATGATGGTGTCCCCATCGCCTGCCGGCCGATCACCGAAAAACTGGCCCCGCAGCGAGTCGTGATTGCCGATCTGGGGCAGGGGCGACAATCGCCGCTCGCCGCGGCGTTCCTCACTTTCGCCCGCCCCAAGTAG
- a CDS encoding phytanoyl-CoA dioxygenase family protein, producing MKITAADIATYAADGAIVLRGAFTDWVEPLRAGVEHNMAEPGPYGAENVRPGEGGGRFFDDYCNWERIPEFADFVRRSPAAEIAGRLMASRTSQIFHDHVLVKEPGTAKKTPWHQDMPYYCVDGMQTASYWIPLDPVSSANTLRLVLGSHLWPKLLRPKRWAGGEDFYADQEQFMDLPEVENGDYRILEPDLSPGDAILFNYRTVHGANGNTGAARRRAFSCRFLGDDAVFIQRPGRTSPPYPGINQQDGQKLREDWFPTIWRAAA from the coding sequence ATGAAGATCACCGCCGCCGACATCGCCACCTATGCCGCCGACGGGGCGATCGTGCTGCGCGGCGCCTTCACCGATTGGGTGGAACCGTTGCGTGCCGGCGTCGAGCACAACATGGCGGAACCCGGCCCCTATGGCGCCGAGAATGTCCGCCCCGGCGAAGGTGGCGGCCGCTTCTTCGACGATTACTGCAATTGGGAGCGGATCCCGGAATTTGCCGATTTCGTCCGCCGTTCGCCGGCCGCTGAAATCGCCGGCCGGCTGATGGCGAGCCGCACGTCGCAGATCTTCCACGACCATGTGCTGGTGAAGGAACCGGGCACGGCGAAGAAAACGCCCTGGCACCAGGACATGCCCTATTACTGCGTCGATGGCATGCAGACCGCCAGCTATTGGATACCGCTCGATCCGGTCTCAAGCGCCAACACCTTGCGCCTCGTCCTCGGCTCGCATCTCTGGCCCAAGCTGCTGCGCCCGAAGCGCTGGGCGGGAGGCGAGGATTTCTATGCCGACCAGGAGCAGTTCATGGACCTGCCCGAGGTCGAGAATGGCGACTACCGCATCCTCGAGCCCGATCTTTCGCCGGGCGATGCGATTCTTTTCAACTACCGCACGGTGCATGGCGCCAACGGCAACACGGGTGCGGCGCGGCGGCGCGCCTTTTCCTGCCGCTTCCTGGGCGACGACGCCGTCTTCATCCAGCGCCCGGGCCGCACCTCGCCGCCTTATCCCGGCATCAACCAGCAAGACGGGCAGAAGCTGCGCGAAGACTGGTTCCCCACCATTTGGCGTGCGGCGGCCTGA
- a CDS encoding xylulokinase, whose translation MAQDLYLAIDIGTGSARAALVDFSGRIQAIAAQEYDQIVPQYGWSEQRPLDWWAGVVSSIRQLLAKDPGTAARIAAICACGQMHGTVLLDANGELTRDAVPLWNDKRTAALVKAFEATYQPADYLAQSANPATPAWPGFKLQWLRDEDAAAYDAARAVVMPKDYVNFRLTGEIAMDRTEAACSFLMDPASGAWSPHMCDMLGLDIRKLVAIRQPTDILGAVSKAAAAETGLPVGVPVMIGGGDFPVALLGSGVSRAGLCSDVTGTSAIITVVAEKPLLDPEISNIGTVEGGWGGFVLLESGGDSMRWARRAFHEKALSYEEIVAKAETAPPGSERLFFLPYLTGERFGAHRNSRAQFFGITAEHGMGHLHRAVMEGVAFAVTRQMRIMEQASGRKLERVIASGGGAKTPLWLKIKASAYNIPILVPEEAECGVVGCAAIAAAATGRFAKAEDAAEAFVHYKGETLPDPAWADIYQRMQPVFNRLYQHSQALYDDLDALKA comes from the coding sequence TTGGCCCAGGATCTCTATCTCGCCATTGATATCGGCACCGGCAGCGCCCGCGCGGCCCTGGTCGATTTTTCCGGCCGCATCCAGGCGATCGCCGCGCAGGAATACGACCAAATCGTTCCGCAATATGGCTGGTCCGAGCAGCGGCCGCTGGATTGGTGGGCGGGCGTCGTCTCCTCGATCCGGCAGCTGCTGGCGAAGGATCCGGGAACTGCGGCCCGCATCGCCGCCATCTGCGCCTGCGGGCAGATGCATGGCACGGTGCTGCTGGACGCGAACGGCGAACTCACCCGCGATGCCGTGCCGCTCTGGAACGACAAGCGCACGGCAGCGCTGGTCAAAGCGTTCGAGGCCACATACCAGCCGGCCGATTACCTCGCCCAATCCGCCAACCCGGCGACACCGGCCTGGCCCGGTTTCAAACTGCAGTGGCTGCGTGATGAAGACGCCGCCGCCTATGACGCGGCGCGCGCCGTGGTGATGCCGAAGGACTACGTCAACTTTCGCTTGACCGGCGAGATCGCCATGGACCGGACGGAGGCCGCTTGCTCGTTCCTGATGGACCCGGCGAGCGGTGCCTGGTCGCCGCATATGTGCGATATGCTTGGCCTCGATATCCGCAAGCTGGTCGCCATCCGCCAGCCCACGGACATCTTGGGCGCGGTCAGCAAGGCGGCGGCGGCGGAAACGGGCCTGCCCGTCGGCGTGCCGGTCATGATCGGCGGCGGCGATTTCCCGGTGGCGCTGCTGGGTTCGGGTGTCAGCCGCGCCGGGCTATGTTCGGATGTCACCGGTACCTCGGCCATCATCACCGTCGTCGCGGAGAAGCCGCTGCTCGATCCGGAGATTTCCAATATCGGCACGGTCGAGGGCGGCTGGGGCGGCTTTGTGCTCCTGGAATCGGGGGGTGATTCCATGCGCTGGGCGAGGCGGGCCTTCCATGAGAAGGCGCTCTCCTATGAGGAGATCGTGGCGAAGGCCGAAACGGCACCGCCCGGGTCCGAGCGCCTCTTCTTCCTGCCCTATCTCACCGGCGAACGCTTTGGCGCGCACCGCAATTCCCGCGCCCAGTTCTTCGGCATCACGGCGGAGCATGGGATGGGTCACCTCCACCGCGCGGTGATGGAGGGGGTGGCCTTTGCCGTCACCCGCCAGATGCGGATCATGGAACAGGCTTCGGGGCGCAAGCTGGAGCGCGTCATCGCCTCAGGGGGCGGCGCCAAGACGCCGCTGTGGCTCAAGATCAAGGCCAGCGCCTACAACATCCCGATCCTGGTGCCGGAGGAAGCGGAATGCGGTGTCGTCGGCTGCGCGGCCATCGCCGCCGCGGCGACCGGGCGCTTTGCCAAGGCGGAGGACGCGGCCGAGGCCTTCGTCCATTACAAGGGCGAGACCCTTCCCGATCCTGCATGGGCGGATATCTATCAGCGCATGCAGCCGGTCTTTAATCGGCTGTATCAGCACTCCCAGGCTCTTTATGATGATCTCGACGCCCTGAAAGCTTGA
- a CDS encoding TauD/TfdA dioxygenase family protein — protein sequence MRNDLHIRPVTPHLGAEVSGVNLKDAPDAMLGEVQAAFAAHGVLFFPEQNLTPDELLAVTSRFGTVLRVPYVKGMDSHPDIIAVLKEADEKRISTFGGTWHTDFSFLPQPPDATLLQAAELPPVGGDTIWANQYLAYETLSPGLQRMLDPLLAVHTGWPHGTMGPGPDAAVSRSIKMVRNDASADREVLHPVVRVHPVTGRKALFVNPVYTQRFADMTAAESKPLLDFLHAHATRPEFQVRLKWQDGMLVMWDNRSTLHLAINDYDGQRRLLYRTTLAGAAPTGAASGR from the coding sequence ATGCGCAATGACCTGCACATCCGTCCCGTGACGCCGCATCTGGGCGCCGAGGTCAGCGGGGTCAATCTCAAGGACGCGCCCGACGCGATGCTGGGCGAGGTGCAGGCGGCCTTCGCCGCGCATGGCGTGCTGTTTTTTCCCGAACAGAATTTGACGCCCGACGAATTGCTGGCGGTCACCAGCCGTTTCGGCACGGTCCTGCGCGTTCCCTATGTGAAGGGGATGGACAGCCACCCCGACATCATCGCCGTCCTCAAGGAGGCGGATGAAAAGCGCATCTCGACCTTCGGCGGCACCTGGCACACCGACTTCTCCTTCCTCCCCCAGCCGCCGGACGCCACCCTGCTGCAAGCGGCCGAATTGCCGCCGGTCGGCGGTGACACGATCTGGGCCAACCAGTATCTGGCCTATGAGACGCTCTCTCCCGGCCTGCAGCGGATGCTGGACCCGTTGCTGGCGGTCCATACCGGCTGGCCGCACGGCACGATGGGGCCGGGGCCGGATGCGGCGGTCAGCCGCTCGATCAAGATGGTGCGAAACGACGCTAGCGCGGACAGGGAGGTGCTGCATCCGGTTGTCCGCGTCCATCCGGTGACGGGCCGCAAGGCGCTCTTCGTCAATCCGGTCTACACCCAGCGCTTTGCCGATATGACGGCGGCGGAATCGAAGCCGCTGCTCGACTTCCTCCACGCCCATGCGACCCGGCCGGAGTTCCAGGTCCGCCTCAAATGGCAGGATGGGATGCTGGTGATGTGGGACAACCGCTCCACCCTGCACCTTGCCATCAACGATTATGACGGCCAGCGCCGGCTGCTTTACCGGACGACCCTCGCAGGGGCCGCGCCGACGGGTGCCGCCTCGGGGCGCTAG
- a CDS encoding substrate-binding periplasmic protein: MMSGRKRFSFLGAATLCLLGICGARADELALRLGYSDKESAIFLVGDGATIPEKPGIAVEMAEAAARSCQIAATLARYPGGRLLALAGENTIDGVVMLSFNHERLAIAAYPMKGDAADPDFQIASLSYAFYVRADSGITWDGIDVGGLTKPIGANFGWSIVEDLKKEGLPVEPAKDTANNFNKLLGGRIDAVATHTTIGDAYVAHHHLAAQVKRLEPPISTKPYYLVLSRAWHDSHPDAAQCLWRSIAKQRRQDMPALIERYRDAMN, encoded by the coding sequence ATGATGAGCGGACGCAAACGATTCTCATTTCTGGGCGCTGCCACGCTGTGCCTGCTCGGCATCTGCGGCGCGCGAGCCGACGAACTCGCCTTGCGCCTCGGCTATTCGGACAAGGAATCGGCAATCTTCCTGGTGGGTGACGGCGCCACCATTCCGGAAAAGCCCGGCATCGCGGTGGAGATGGCCGAAGCCGCAGCCAGGAGCTGCCAAATCGCCGCGACCTTAGCCCGCTATCCCGGCGGGCGCCTTCTCGCCTTGGCGGGTGAGAACACCATCGACGGCGTGGTCATGCTGTCTTTCAACCATGAGCGTTTGGCCATCGCAGCCTATCCGATGAAGGGCGACGCCGCCGATCCCGACTTCCAGATCGCCAGCCTCTCTTACGCCTTCTATGTGCGGGCCGACAGCGGGATCACCTGGGACGGGATCGACGTCGGCGGCCTCACCAAGCCGATCGGCGCCAATTTCGGTTGGTCGATCGTCGAGGACCTCAAGAAGGAGGGGCTGCCGGTCGAACCCGCCAAGGACACCGCCAACAACTTCAACAAGCTGCTGGGCGGGCGGATCGATGCCGTCGCCACCCACACGACGATCGGCGATGCCTATGTGGCGCACCACCATCTCGCGGCACAGGTGAAGCGGCTGGAACCGCCGATATCCACCAAGCCCTATTATCTGGTGCTGAGCCGCGCCTGGCACGACAGCCACCCTGACGCGGCACAATGCCTGTGGCGCTCCATCGCCAAACAGCGCCGGCAGGACATGCCGGCGCTCATCGAGCGTTACCGGGACGCGATGAACTGA
- a CDS encoding NAD(P)-dependent oxidoreductase translates to MNRILITPRSLTSGPHPQIDRLRDVGFEIITSTPNALPSEAELISLLPGCVGWLAGIEPVSPQVIAAARDLRIISRNGTGIDNLPLDDLRKRNIAVATAGGANAGGVAELAVALIFSALRHVPAADAGIKQGGWPRRRGRELRGRHVAVIGCGAIGGEVVRMLSALGARVLAYDPAQPDLRIGADRFTWMDLGTALREADIITFHCPLQKTGKPILDAATIATLRPGVLIVNTARAALVDEGAILAGLNSGAIESYATDVFDEEPPKDLTLARHPRVIATSHIGGFTDESVERATSVAIDHLLAALRPMAKAHVG, encoded by the coding sequence ATGAACCGCATTCTCATCACGCCGCGTTCCCTCACCTCCGGCCCGCATCCGCAGATCGACCGGCTGCGCGATGTCGGTTTTGAAATCATCACCTCGACGCCCAATGCCTTGCCGAGCGAAGCCGAGCTCATCTCGCTCCTGCCCGGCTGCGTCGGCTGGCTGGCCGGCATCGAACCGGTTTCGCCGCAGGTGATCGCGGCGGCGCGCGATCTCCGGATCATCAGCCGCAACGGCACCGGCATCGACAATCTGCCATTGGACGATCTGCGCAAAAGGAACATCGCGGTGGCAACCGCTGGCGGCGCCAATGCCGGCGGTGTGGCCGAACTCGCCGTGGCGCTCATCTTCAGTGCGCTGCGCCACGTGCCGGCGGCCGATGCCGGCATCAAGCAAGGCGGCTGGCCGCGCCGGCGCGGCCGCGAGCTGCGCGGCCGCCATGTCGCGGTGATCGGCTGCGGCGCCATCGGCGGCGAGGTGGTGCGCATGCTCTCGGCGCTTGGCGCGCGGGTCCTCGCTTACGACCCCGCGCAGCCGGATCTGCGCATCGGTGCGGATCGTTTCACCTGGATGGATCTCGGCACGGCGCTTCGCGAAGCCGATATCATTACCTTCCACTGCCCCTTGCAGAAGACCGGCAAGCCGATCCTCGATGCCGCGACCATCGCGACCCTGCGGCCGGGCGTCCTCATCGTCAACACAGCGCGCGCGGCACTGGTGGATGAAGGCGCCATACTCGCCGGCCTAAACAGCGGCGCCATCGAAAGCTATGCGACCGACGTCTTCGACGAGGAGCCGCCCAAGGATCTGACGCTGGCACGCCATCCGCGCGTCATTGCCACCAGCCATATCGGCGGCTTCACAGATGAAAGCGTCGAGCGCGCCACCTCCGTCGCCATCGACCATCTGCTGGCAGCCCTCCGGCCC
- a CDS encoding glucose-6-phosphate isomerase: MTLFEPAACQVDVAAGTMSGATGRYQKRLADLVGLYADDAAFQAALSMSNNPVVYDVADFRPSAKSGDLIFGITRMSPGLIGEEFYLTRGHIHAVADRPEIYYGQAGQGLMLMESPDGETRVVEMQAQTICYVPPYWIHRSVNTGTTDFVMVFSYPADSGQDYGIIEKSSGMRHRVLRGGPNGWQLAENKDYQPRSSAAIAAVMTS, encoded by the coding sequence ATGACACTGTTCGAACCCGCCGCCTGCCAGGTCGATGTGGCTGCCGGCACCATGTCGGGCGCCACCGGGCGCTACCAGAAGCGCCTCGCCGATCTGGTCGGCCTTTACGCCGACGATGCCGCCTTCCAGGCAGCGCTTTCGATGAGCAACAACCCGGTCGTCTACGACGTCGCCGATTTCCGCCCGAGCGCCAAGAGCGGCGATCTCATCTTCGGCATCACCCGCATGTCACCGGGCCTCATCGGCGAGGAGTTCTACCTGACGCGCGGACACATCCATGCCGTCGCTGACCGGCCGGAGATCTATTACGGGCAGGCAGGCCAAGGGCTGATGCTGATGGAATCGCCCGACGGCGAAACACGCGTGGTGGAGATGCAGGCACAGACCATCTGCTACGTGCCGCCCTATTGGATTCACCGCTCGGTCAATACCGGGACCACCGATTTCGTCATGGTCTTCTCCTATCCCGCCGATTCCGGCCAGGATTACGGCATCATCGAAAAATCGAGCGGCATGCGTCACCGTGTGCTGCGCGGTGGGCCCAATGGCTGGCAGTTGGCCGAGAACAAGGATTACCAGCCGCGCAGCAGCGCTGCCATCGCCGCGGTGATGACATCATGA